One genomic region from Streptomyces venezuelae encodes:
- a CDS encoding GbsR/MarR family transcriptional regulator, with protein MDEKDVRLREAAEKLALTLSQGGMQKTTARVMTALLFSQDDTMTAADLCEVLQISSGAVSGAVKQLIPTGIIERVPAPGSRRDHYRFREHAWATLMGSQNVLLATMGDAAAEGIKAAGRESTAGRRLDEMEDFYAFMQREMAALIDTWRERYDARHPGT; from the coding sequence ATGGACGAGAAGGACGTACGGCTGCGCGAGGCGGCCGAGAAGCTCGCGCTCACCCTCTCCCAGGGCGGGATGCAGAAGACCACGGCCCGCGTGATGACCGCGCTGCTGTTCAGTCAGGACGACACCATGACGGCCGCGGACCTCTGCGAGGTCCTGCAGATCAGCTCGGGCGCGGTCTCCGGCGCCGTCAAGCAGCTCATCCCTACCGGCATCATCGAACGTGTCCCCGCCCCGGGCAGCCGTCGGGATCACTACCGGTTCCGCGAGCACGCCTGGGCCACTCTGATGGGCAGCCAGAACGTGCTCCTGGCCACCATGGGGGACGCTGCGGCCGAGGGCATCAAGGCGGCGGGGCGGGAAAGCACCGCCGGACGGCGGCTCGACGAGATGGAGGACTTCTACGCCTTCATGCAGAGGGAGATGGCCGCCCTGATCGACACCTGGCGGGAACGGTACGACGCGCGGCATCCGGGCACCTGA
- a CDS encoding alpha/beta fold hydrolase, with product MPSSIYRSQAARARVRDWCEDRLAAWPVPHSRRQVETSAGPTSVVRTEPGPGTGRTAIVLIPGTNMTAAVSLGFAEALSRVAPLIVLDVPGQPGLSSGERPRRNRMDWYGRWLTETMAQVTPEPAVVVGHSLGGAIALASGSPLISGRVLVSTAGLVRLRVGASVLGATVPWLLRPSVPRAERLVRRMLSPGAPVSDELSRWMALVGASCRSSLAPAPLPSTVLTRARNVPSMVVAGSHDVFLPPARLGPAAEQRLGTALRVLDGAGHLLPEESPERVAALVAEFTDACGRH from the coding sequence ATGCCGTCGTCGATCTACCGCAGTCAGGCCGCGCGGGCACGCGTTCGGGACTGGTGCGAGGATCGCCTCGCCGCCTGGCCGGTACCCCACAGCCGAAGGCAGGTCGAGACGTCCGCCGGCCCGACGAGCGTGGTCCGGACAGAGCCCGGCCCAGGGACGGGGCGAACGGCGATCGTCCTGATACCCGGGACCAACATGACCGCGGCCGTGTCCCTGGGCTTCGCGGAAGCACTGTCCCGGGTCGCGCCCCTGATCGTCCTCGACGTGCCGGGCCAGCCCGGCCTCAGCTCCGGCGAGCGCCCGCGCCGGAACCGCATGGACTGGTACGGGCGGTGGCTCACCGAGACCATGGCACAGGTAACGCCCGAACCGGCTGTGGTCGTAGGGCATTCGCTCGGCGGCGCGATCGCCCTCGCCTCCGGGTCCCCTCTGATCTCCGGTCGTGTGCTCGTGTCGACCGCCGGACTGGTGCGGCTGCGCGTCGGCGCTTCTGTGCTGGGCGCGACCGTGCCATGGCTGCTCCGCCCCTCTGTGCCGCGAGCCGAGCGGCTTGTACGGCGGATGTTGTCGCCCGGTGCGCCGGTATCGGACGAGCTCAGCCGATGGATGGCGTTGGTGGGCGCTTCCTGCCGCAGCAGCCTCGCTCCCGCCCCCTTGCCGTCCACCGTCCTGACGCGCGCCCGGAACGTGCCGAGCATGGTGGTGGCGGGATCACACGACGTCTTCCTGCCCCCGGCCCGTCTGGGCCCCGCGGCCGAGCAGCGGCTGGGCACCGCCCTGCGCGTTCTCGACGGCGCCGGACATCTCCTCCCGGAGGAGTCCCCCGAGCGCGTCGCCGCCCTCGTAGCCGAGTTCACGGACGCGTGCGGACGGCATTAA
- a CDS encoding flotillin family protein: MSPVLTAVVGIVVLVVLLGLTVITRYKVAGPSEAFIITGRRGKQATDPATGRVFTDNSGQKVVVGGGVFVVPFVQQKFTLDLSSRHIPVAVRGAVTLRGVKANLEGVAIVKVGGTEDSIRAAAQRFLMQQDGIVGFTQEVLSGALRSIVGRMSVEDIIRDRAAFAGQVAEEAEASLSGQGLVLDAFQIQDITTEGSYLEDLGRPEAARAKQEADIAEAVARRAAEQARLKAEEEIAIAQRTLYLKQAEIKAQTDEAAAQANAAGPLAEADRQQQILTEQEKVAERQAALTDRQLDTQVRKPADAARYQAEQEAEARRIALVKQAEADAQRSRLTGEGEKAHRAALADAVRIEGEAQAAAIAARGSAEAEAMRKKADAFAQYGDAAVLQMLVEVLPQVVAKASEPLSAIDKMTVISTDGASQLTRTVTDNVAQGMELLSSTTGVDLASLLQGITQKKPVPGPAQPVPTGDGAIEITD; this comes from the coding sequence ATGAGCCCTGTCCTCACCGCTGTGGTGGGCATCGTCGTCCTCGTCGTGCTCCTCGGCCTCACCGTCATCACCCGCTACAAGGTCGCCGGGCCCAGCGAGGCGTTCATCATCACGGGCCGGCGCGGCAAGCAGGCGACCGATCCCGCCACCGGGCGCGTGTTCACCGACAACAGCGGCCAGAAGGTCGTGGTCGGCGGCGGAGTCTTCGTCGTGCCGTTCGTGCAGCAGAAGTTCACCCTCGACCTCTCCAGCCGGCACATCCCGGTCGCGGTGCGCGGCGCGGTCACCCTGCGCGGCGTGAAGGCCAACCTGGAAGGTGTCGCGATCGTCAAGGTCGGCGGCACCGAGGACTCGATCCGGGCGGCCGCCCAGCGGTTCCTCATGCAGCAGGACGGCATCGTCGGCTTCACCCAGGAAGTGCTGTCCGGCGCGCTGCGGTCCATCGTCGGCCGCATGTCGGTCGAGGACATCATCCGGGACCGCGCCGCCTTCGCCGGCCAGGTCGCCGAGGAGGCGGAGGCCAGCCTGTCCGGCCAGGGCCTGGTCCTCGACGCGTTCCAGATCCAGGACATCACCACCGAGGGCTCCTACCTGGAGGACCTCGGGCGCCCCGAGGCCGCCCGCGCCAAACAGGAGGCGGACATCGCCGAGGCCGTCGCCCGACGCGCCGCCGAGCAGGCCCGGCTGAAGGCGGAGGAGGAGATCGCGATCGCGCAGCGGACCCTCTACCTCAAGCAGGCCGAGATCAAGGCCCAGACCGACGAGGCCGCCGCCCAGGCCAACGCCGCAGGCCCGCTCGCCGAAGCCGACCGCCAGCAGCAGATCCTCACCGAACAGGAGAAGGTCGCCGAACGCCAGGCCGCCCTCACCGACCGTCAGCTCGACACCCAGGTCCGCAAGCCCGCAGACGCCGCCCGCTACCAGGCCGAGCAGGAGGCCGAGGCCCGCCGCATCGCCCTGGTCAAGCAGGCGGAGGCCGACGCGCAGCGCTCCCGGCTCACCGGTGAGGGCGAGAAGGCCCACCGGGCCGCGCTCGCCGACGCCGTACGCATCGAGGGCGAGGCGCAGGCCGCGGCCATCGCCGCGCGGGGCTCCGCGGAGGCCGAGGCGATGCGGAAAAAGGCGGACGCCTTCGCGCAGTACGGGGACGCGGCCGTCCTCCAGATGCTCGTCGAGGTCCTTCCGCAGGTCGTCGCCAAGGCGTCCGAGCCGCTGTCCGCCATCGACAAGATGACCGTCATCTCCACCGACGGCGCCAGCCAGCTGACCCGTACCGTCACCGACAACGTCGCCCAGGGCATGGAACTCCTCTCCTCCACCACCGGAGTCGACCTCGCGTCCCTGCTCCAGGGCATCACCCAGAAGAAGCCGGTCCCCGGTCCGGCCCAGCCCGTGCCGACCGGCGACGGCGCCATCGAGATCACCGACTAG
- a CDS encoding flotillin family protein: MDAFTVGIGVLVAVVLLFAVVLLFVISRLFRKVEQGKALIVSKMRKVDVTFTGQVVLPVLHKAEVMDISVKTIEISRTGRDGLICRDNIRADIRISFFVRVNKTVDDVIKVAQAIGTARASDKETLQELFNAKFSEALKTVGKQLDFTDLYTKREELRFRIIEIIGIDLNGYSLEDAAIDYLEQTPLAQLDPGNILDAQGIRKITELTAVENVRTNEFRQHEQKEITRQNVDAREAILELERRQADAEIKQKREIDTVRAREEAETARVVEEERLRAQSAFLKTEEQLGIQRENQAREVAVAQKNRERVIAVENERIEKDRLLEVIARDRETELTRISAEKEVESERRDIAEVIRERIAVDRTVAEQEESIKRLRTVEEAERTRQAVVIAAEAEAQEKLVKDIKAAEAAEQAAVHRAAEQLTLAEARNKAADMDARAKIRLAEGVQAEAAAEGLAAAQVREKEADAIEKTGRAEAEATEARLRAEAEGLRAKALAEATAIGEKLKAEAEGLNQKAIAVAAFDEASRTHEEYRLRLEVEKEVRLAGLDVQRQVAEAQATVLATGLENADINIVGGESVFLDRLVQSIALGKSVDGFMDHSRTAQTLAGPWLNGEGSFTEDLTRVLGSLSSGDVQNLSVSALLAKVMKSGVLDAHVPGPATEAPAETAALNGAAKS; this comes from the coding sequence ATGGATGCCTTCACCGTGGGCATCGGCGTGCTCGTCGCCGTTGTCCTGCTCTTCGCCGTCGTCCTGCTGTTCGTGATCAGCCGGCTGTTCCGCAAGGTGGAACAGGGCAAGGCGCTGATCGTCTCGAAGATGCGGAAGGTCGACGTCACTTTCACCGGTCAGGTCGTTCTCCCCGTCCTGCACAAGGCCGAGGTCATGGACATCTCGGTGAAGACGATAGAGATCTCCCGCACCGGCCGGGACGGGCTGATCTGCCGGGACAACATCCGTGCCGACATCCGGATCTCGTTCTTCGTGAGGGTCAACAAGACCGTCGATGACGTCATCAAGGTCGCGCAAGCGATCGGCACGGCGCGGGCGAGCGACAAGGAGACGCTGCAGGAGCTGTTCAACGCCAAGTTCTCCGAGGCGCTGAAGACCGTCGGCAAGCAGCTCGACTTCACCGACCTCTACACCAAGCGCGAGGAGCTCCGCTTCCGGATCATCGAGATCATCGGCATCGACCTCAACGGCTACAGCCTGGAGGACGCGGCCATCGACTACCTGGAGCAGACGCCGCTCGCCCAGCTCGACCCCGGCAACATCCTCGACGCCCAGGGCATCCGCAAGATCACCGAGCTGACCGCCGTCGAGAACGTCCGGACGAACGAGTTCCGTCAGCACGAGCAGAAGGAGATCACCCGGCAGAACGTCGACGCCCGCGAAGCGATCCTGGAGCTGGAGCGGCGCCAGGCCGACGCGGAGATCAAGCAGAAGCGCGAGATCGACACCGTACGGGCGCGTGAGGAGGCCGAGACCGCGCGGGTCGTGGAGGAGGAGCGGCTGCGGGCCCAGAGCGCCTTCCTGAAGACGGAGGAGCAGCTCGGGATCCAGCGGGAGAACCAGGCCCGCGAGGTGGCGGTGGCGCAGAAGAACCGCGAGCGGGTCATCGCCGTGGAGAACGAGCGGATCGAGAAGGACCGCCTCCTCGAAGTCATCGCCCGCGACCGGGAGACCGAACTGACCCGCATCTCCGCCGAGAAGGAGGTGGAGTCGGAGCGCCGGGACATCGCCGAGGTGATCCGCGAGCGGATCGCGGTGGACCGTACGGTCGCCGAGCAGGAGGAGTCGATCAAGCGGCTGCGGACGGTCGAGGAGGCCGAGCGCACCCGGCAGGCCGTCGTCATCGCGGCCGAGGCCGAGGCACAGGAGAAGCTGGTCAAGGACATCAAGGCGGCCGAGGCCGCCGAGCAGGCCGCCGTGCACCGGGCCGCCGAGCAGCTCACCCTGGCCGAAGCCCGTAACAAGGCCGCCGACATGGACGCCCGCGCCAAGATCCGCCTCGCCGAGGGAGTGCAGGCCGAGGCGGCCGCCGAAGGCCTCGCAGCCGCGCAGGTGCGCGAGAAGGAGGCCGACGCGATCGAGAAGACGGGCCGCGCGGAGGCCGAGGCCACCGAGGCGCGACTGCGGGCCGAGGCCGAGGGACTGCGGGCCAAGGCGCTTGCCGAGGCCACGGCGATCGGCGAGAAGCTCAAGGCGGAGGCCGAGGGGCTCAATCAGAAGGCGATCGCCGTCGCCGCGTTCGACGAGGCCTCCCGCACCCACGAGGAGTACCGGCTCCGCCTGGAGGTGGAGAAGGAGGTCCGGCTCGCCGGCCTCGACGTGCAGCGCCAGGTGGCCGAGGCGCAGGCCACCGTGCTCGCCACCGGTCTGGAGAACGCCGACATCAACATCGTCGGCGGGGAGTCGGTCTTCCTCGACCGGCTCGTGCAGTCCATCGCGCTCGGGAAGTCCGTCGACGGCTTCATGGACCACTCCCGGACCGCGCAGACGCTGGCCGGCCCGTGGCTCAACGGCGAGGGTTCCTTCACCGAGGACCTCACCCGGGTGCTCGGCTCGCTCTCCAGCGGCGACGTGCAGAACCTCAGCGTCTCCGCGCTGCTGGCGAAGGTCATGAAGTCCGGTGTCCTCGACGCGCACGTCCCCGGCCCGGCCACCGAGGCCCCGGCCGAGACCGCCGCGCTGAACGGCGCCGCCAAGAGCTGA
- a CDS encoding ABC transporter permease subunit, protein MNTAVFTKSLTDSHRALAGWALGTAAVGMTYASAYPSQRDNTANLPEALREALHIDATAAGYLHASVFGVILPLLAMIYGVTTGSRALAGDEESGRLDLLLAHPVTRTSLALQRFAALTVGAGGISLLVWLAMLAVRESAGLTGVTPAEFLAQCVNLALLAVTFGALALGLGAALGRRTVALAATAIIGVLSYTAHALASQIGADWLAYASPFHYYIGGEPLKNGFPWGDGAVLAVTAVAVLAVGVMRFNRRDVG, encoded by the coding sequence ATGAACACCGCCGTCTTCACGAAGTCGCTCACCGACAGCCACCGCGCACTCGCCGGCTGGGCGCTCGGCACAGCCGCCGTCGGCATGACGTACGCGAGCGCCTACCCCTCCCAACGGGACAACACCGCGAACCTCCCCGAAGCGCTCCGTGAGGCGCTGCACATCGACGCCACAGCGGCCGGCTACCTGCACGCCAGCGTCTTCGGCGTCATCCTGCCGCTGCTCGCCATGATCTACGGGGTCACCACCGGCTCCCGCGCCCTCGCCGGGGACGAGGAGTCCGGCCGGCTCGACCTGCTCCTGGCCCATCCCGTGACGCGCACCAGCCTCGCTCTGCAGCGGTTCGCCGCGCTGACCGTGGGAGCGGGCGGAATCTCACTCCTCGTCTGGCTGGCCATGCTGGCCGTCCGCGAGAGCGCCGGGCTCACCGGCGTCACCCCCGCCGAGTTCCTCGCCCAATGCGTCAATTTGGCGCTTCTCGCCGTCACCTTCGGGGCCCTCGCCCTCGGCCTCGGCGCCGCCCTCGGCCGCAGGACTGTCGCCCTGGCCGCAACCGCGATCATCGGCGTGCTCTCGTACACCGCCCACGCGCTCGCCAGTCAGATCGGCGCGGACTGGCTCGCCTACGCGTCCCCGTTCCACTACTACATCGGCGGTGAGCCGCTGAAGAACGGCTTCCCATGGGGCGACGGAGCGGTCCTCGCCGTCACCGCCGTCGCTGTCCTGGCCGTAGGCGTCATGCGCTTCAACCGCCGGGACGTCGGCTGA
- a CDS encoding PucR family transcriptional regulator, translating to MEYLEGYAEVLAGVCATRRRLTREEREALRSRGERAAEAGIGLRALVRAHLAEAQRVHSGLQVATADHLLSAVEQAVDAFAEGHERAQHLLMRQEEAARREFIDDLLYGRSDLGRIAERAERFGLLLSHAHAVAVAQGPEPYSDGYAVTRSVESSLVARFGNRRILLTTKDGRLICVAPADETEVLAHFAKQAHAATDGGQVAVGRAHPGTSGVVHSYEEALNALDLAARMDLDDPVLYAADLLVYPVLTRDRQAMADLVQTVLGPLHQARGGAKPLLDTLTAYFDTGCVTAQAARRLSLSVRAMTYRLDRIHRLTGSDPGDPVQRYTLQTAVVGARLLDWPDQAL from the coding sequence ATGGAGTATCTGGAGGGGTACGCCGAGGTCCTGGCGGGCGTGTGTGCGACCCGCCGCAGGCTCACCCGTGAGGAACGGGAGGCGCTGCGATCCCGTGGGGAGCGTGCGGCGGAGGCCGGCATCGGGCTGCGCGCCCTCGTCCGGGCCCACCTCGCCGAGGCTCAACGGGTCCACTCTGGTCTGCAGGTGGCAACTGCGGATCACCTCCTGAGCGCGGTCGAGCAGGCCGTCGACGCCTTCGCCGAAGGACATGAGCGGGCGCAGCACCTGTTGATGCGTCAGGAGGAGGCTGCGAGACGTGAGTTCATCGACGACCTGCTCTACGGCCGCAGCGATCTCGGCCGGATAGCCGAGCGCGCCGAGCGCTTCGGACTGCTCCTGTCCCACGCCCACGCCGTGGCCGTCGCCCAGGGCCCGGAACCGTACAGCGACGGCTACGCGGTGACCCGTAGCGTCGAATCGTCGCTCGTCGCCCGCTTCGGCAACCGCCGGATCCTGCTCACCACCAAGGACGGGCGGCTGATCTGCGTCGCGCCCGCCGACGAAACCGAAGTACTCGCCCACTTCGCCAAACAGGCCCACGCGGCGACCGACGGCGGTCAGGTCGCCGTCGGCAGAGCGCATCCCGGCACCAGCGGCGTCGTCCACTCCTACGAGGAAGCCCTCAACGCCCTCGACCTCGCCGCCCGCATGGACCTGGACGACCCAGTCCTGTACGCCGCGGACCTACTCGTCTACCCGGTCCTCACCCGTGACCGGCAGGCCATGGCCGATCTCGTCCAGACCGTCCTCGGCCCGCTCCACCAGGCCCGCGGCGGCGCGAAGCCCCTGCTCGACACCCTCACGGCATACTTCGACACGGGCTGCGTCACCGCGCAGGCGGCCCGTCGCCTCAGCCTCAGCGTGCGGGCCATGACGTACCGCCTCGACCGCATCCACCGTCTGACAGGGTCGGATCCCGGCGATCCCGTCCAGCGCTACACGCTCCAGACGGCCGTCGTCGGCGCCCGTCTCCTGGACTGGCCCGACCAGGCGCTGTGA
- a CDS encoding ABC transporter ATP-binding protein: MENAIELHELTKRYGARRGLAGLTLEVRTGEVFGFLGPNGAGKSTTIRLLLDLIRPTGGTATVLGLSPRAQGTELRGRVGYLAGDFVCDGRQNVRGYLRFLGALRGGVPQQHIDDLADRLGLDQSTRIRKLSKGNRQKVGLVQAFMHRPELLVLDEPTSGLDPLVQQTFLDLVGETAADGRTVFMSSHVMSEVEAVADRVGIIRDGRLAALGTVAHLRAGAVRDVEVTFETPVPPHAFADLPGADRLRLDTTRTTLSGQVIGSPDALIKTLAGYPVTGLRATEPALEEVFHSYYAGAEAAPRTSPSTAA, from the coding sequence ATGGAGAACGCGATCGAGCTCCACGAGCTCACCAAGCGATACGGGGCCCGACGGGGCCTGGCCGGCCTGACGCTCGAAGTGCGGACCGGCGAGGTCTTCGGCTTCCTCGGCCCCAATGGTGCGGGCAAGTCGACGACCATCCGGCTCCTGCTGGACCTGATCCGGCCCACCGGCGGCACGGCCACGGTGCTCGGGTTGTCGCCGCGTGCCCAGGGAACGGAACTGCGCGGCAGAGTGGGTTACCTCGCGGGCGACTTCGTCTGCGACGGACGCCAGAACGTCCGCGGCTACCTCCGCTTCCTCGGCGCACTGCGCGGCGGTGTGCCACAGCAGCACATCGACGATCTCGCCGACCGTCTCGGACTGGACCAGAGCACCCGGATCCGGAAGCTGTCCAAAGGCAACCGGCAGAAGGTCGGCCTCGTCCAGGCGTTCATGCACCGGCCCGAGCTGCTCGTCCTGGACGAGCCGACCTCAGGACTCGACCCCCTGGTGCAGCAGACCTTCCTCGACCTGGTCGGCGAGACGGCGGCGGACGGCCGGACGGTCTTCATGTCCAGCCATGTGATGAGCGAGGTCGAAGCGGTCGCCGACCGGGTCGGCATCATCCGCGACGGTCGACTCGCCGCCCTCGGCACCGTGGCCCATCTGCGGGCCGGCGCGGTCAGGGACGTCGAGGTCACCTTCGAGACGCCGGTGCCTCCGCACGCGTTCGCCGACCTGCCCGGTGCCGACCGGCTGCGCCTCGACACCACCCGCACCACCCTGAGCGGCCAGGTGATCGGCAGCCCCGACGCCCTGATCAAGACTCTCGCCGGGTATCCGGTGACCGGCCTGCGCGCGACCGAGCCCGCCCTCGAGGAGGTCTTCCACTCCTACTACGCCGGTGCGGAAGCGGCTCCCCGAACCTCTCCTTCCACCGCGGCCTGA
- a CDS encoding TrkH family potassium uptake protein: MVTVARHRARSFFSAHPARTVVLAFAGVVVLGTVLLMLPLAAQDGGAPSVLTALFTSTSAVCVTGLAVVDTGTCWSGFGEGVILALIQVGGFGIMTMASLLALLVSGRLRLRMQLTAQAETKSLGIGDVRRVLLGVAGTTLMVELAVGAFLALRFRFGYGSGFGEAAYLGFFHAVSAFNNAGFGLHADSLTRYAQDPWVTLPIAIAVILGGIGFPVLLEMLRHRNRARTSGRKNWTLHTRLTVITTVVLLVVGTVLTGLMEWTNPATLGAHDVRGKFLNSFFHSAMSRTAGFNSLDIGAMHASTLLMTCMLMFIGGGSAGTAGGIKVTTFAVLAAAILAEVRGEPNSVVLGRRLAPHVLRQALTVALLGVGLVMSATLALLSVSRASFEAVLFEVVSAFATVGLSTGITADLPAVGQLILVVLMFIGRIGPITLVSALALRERTRRYELPEERPVIG, translated from the coding sequence GTGGTCACCGTCGCACGGCACCGTGCGCGCTCGTTCTTCTCGGCGCACCCCGCCCGTACCGTCGTCCTCGCCTTCGCCGGTGTCGTGGTGCTGGGCACGGTCCTGTTGATGCTCCCGCTCGCAGCACAGGACGGTGGCGCCCCCAGCGTTCTGACCGCACTGTTCACCTCGACCTCCGCCGTCTGCGTGACCGGTCTCGCGGTCGTGGACACGGGTACGTGCTGGAGCGGCTTCGGCGAAGGCGTCATCCTGGCACTGATCCAGGTCGGCGGCTTCGGCATCATGACGATGGCCTCCCTCCTCGCCCTGCTGGTCTCGGGCCGGCTGCGGCTGCGGATGCAGCTGACGGCGCAGGCGGAGACGAAGAGCCTGGGCATCGGGGACGTACGCCGCGTGCTGCTCGGCGTCGCCGGCACCACGCTGATGGTCGAGCTCGCCGTGGGTGCCTTCCTGGCGCTGCGGTTCCGCTTCGGATACGGCTCCGGCTTCGGAGAGGCCGCCTATCTCGGCTTCTTCCACGCCGTGTCCGCCTTCAACAATGCGGGCTTCGGCCTGCACGCCGACAGCCTCACCCGCTACGCCCAGGACCCGTGGGTCACCCTGCCGATCGCCATCGCCGTCATCCTGGGCGGCATCGGCTTCCCGGTCCTGCTGGAGATGCTGCGCCACCGCAACCGCGCCCGCACCTCCGGCCGGAAGAACTGGACGCTGCACACCAGGCTCACGGTCATCACCACCGTGGTGCTGCTGGTGGTCGGCACGGTGCTCACGGGCCTGATGGAATGGACCAACCCGGCCACGCTCGGCGCGCACGACGTCCGGGGCAAGTTCCTCAACAGCTTCTTCCATTCCGCGATGAGCCGCACCGCGGGCTTCAACTCCCTCGACATCGGCGCCATGCATGCCTCCACCCTCCTGATGACGTGCATGCTGATGTTCATCGGCGGCGGCAGCGCGGGAACCGCCGGCGGCATCAAGGTCACCACCTTCGCCGTCCTGGCCGCCGCGATCCTCGCCGAAGTACGCGGCGAGCCGAACTCCGTCGTCCTCGGCCGCCGCCTCGCCCCGCACGTGCTGCGCCAGGCCCTGACGGTGGCGCTCCTCGGCGTGGGGCTGGTCATGAGCGCCACCCTCGCGCTGCTCTCGGTGAGCAGGGCGTCCTTCGAAGCCGTGCTGTTCGAGGTCGTGTCCGCCTTCGCTACGGTCGGCCTGTCCACCGGCATCACCGCCGACCTGCCGGCCGTGGGACAACTCATCCTCGTCGTCCTGATGTTCATCGGACGCATCGGCCCCATCACCCTGGTCTCCGCGCTCGCGCTGCGCGAACGCACACGACGCTACGAACTGCCCGAGGAGCGACCCGTCATTGGCTAA
- a CDS encoding potassium channel family protein, with amino-acid sequence MANYLHNLRKRRRQRLTEQHRPAGDQRVAVIGLGRFGSSLANELMRRGWDVLGIDTDARLVQKYSDSLTHAATADCTDPDVLNQLGVHDFSSAVVGIGSDIEASILISSNLLEAGVPNIWAKAISRQHGKILERLGVHHVVLPEHEMGERVAHLVTGRMLDFIEFDDDYALVKTVAPKAATGQPLSQSRVRSEYGITVVGIKRPGEDFTYATADTVVEKGDIIVVTGKTSAVETFTELP; translated from the coding sequence TTGGCTAACTACCTCCACAACCTGCGCAAGCGGCGCCGCCAGCGGCTCACCGAACAGCACCGGCCCGCGGGCGACCAGCGCGTCGCCGTCATCGGTCTCGGGCGCTTCGGAAGCTCGCTGGCCAACGAGCTGATGCGCCGGGGCTGGGACGTCCTGGGCATCGACACCGACGCCCGACTGGTCCAGAAGTACAGCGACAGCCTCACCCACGCCGCCACGGCGGACTGCACCGATCCCGACGTCCTGAATCAGCTCGGCGTCCACGACTTCTCCAGCGCCGTCGTGGGCATCGGCAGCGACATCGAGGCGAGCATCCTCATCAGCTCCAACCTGCTCGAAGCGGGCGTCCCCAACATCTGGGCCAAGGCCATCAGCCGCCAGCACGGCAAGATCCTCGAACGCCTCGGCGTCCACCACGTCGTGCTCCCCGAGCACGAGATGGGCGAACGTGTCGCCCACCTCGTCACAGGCCGCATGCTCGACTTCATCGAATTCGACGACGACTACGCCCTCGTCAAGACCGTCGCCCCCAAGGCCGCCACGGGACAGCCCCTGAGCCAGTCCAGAGTGCGCAGTGAGTACGGCATCACCGTCGTCGGCATCAAGCGCCCCGGCGAGGACTTCACCTACGCCACCGCCGACACGGTCGTCGAAAAGGGCGACATCATCGTCGTCACCGGCAAGACCAGCGCCGTGGAGACCTTCACCGAACTGCCCTGA